Proteins found in one Vagococcus carniphilus genomic segment:
- a CDS encoding helix-turn-helix domain-containing protein, with amino-acid sequence MEKKTIGTMISLLRKEKGMTQQTLAEKMNVTDKAVSKWERDLSFPDVNTIPKLAEILGVSIDELMHAKVEDKKSINKNKIIEVVDVVLKAIGIAMGIAVTVLSILGELEIKSAFIMLGIGLATISISMLKK; translated from the coding sequence ATGGAGAAAAAAACTATAGGAACTATGATTTCATTGTTAAGAAAAGAAAAAGGTATGACCCAGCAAACTCTTGCTGAAAAAATGAATGTAACAGATAAAGCAGTTTCTAAGTGGGAAAGAGATTTATCTTTTCCTGATGTAAATACCATTCCGAAGCTAGCAGAAATTTTAGGAGTCTCTATAGATGAACTGATGCACGCAAAAGTGGAAGATAAAAAAAGCATTAATAAAAATAAAATTATTGAAGTTGTTGATGTTGTATTAAAAGCCATAGGTATTGCTATGGGAATAGCGGTAACAGTTTTATCTATTTTAGGTGAACTAGAAATAAAAAGTGCTTTTATAATGCTTGGAATAGGCTTAGCAACTATATCAATTTCTATGTTAAAAAAATAA